A single genomic interval of Oleidesulfovibrio alaskensis DSM 16109 harbors:
- the rplW gene encoding 50S ribosomal protein L23 — protein sequence MDYTQILIKPLVSEKATFVKESSEQVVFFVNPRANKIEIKKAVESVFNVKVAGVNVVTRKPQARTKHGRVTGQTAGYKKAYVTLAPGEKIDFFEGV from the coding sequence ATGGATTATACGCAGATTCTTATTAAGCCTCTGGTTTCCGAAAAGGCCACCTTTGTGAAGGAATCTTCCGAACAGGTTGTCTTCTTTGTGAATCCCCGGGCCAACAAGATAGAGATCAAAAAAGCCGTCGAGTCGGTTTTCAACGTCAAAGTGGCGGGTGTCAATGTTGTTACCCGCAAGCCGCAGGCCCGCACCAAACACGGACGTGTGACGGGGCAGACTGCCGGTTACAAGAAGGCGTATGTTACCCTCGCACCCGGCGAAAAGATCGATTTCTTCGAGGGAGTGTAA
- the rplD gene encoding 50S ribosomal protein L4, whose product MAVVKVYDQDKKETGELTLAPEVFEVEVRPEILNLVVRAQRAAKRAGTHSVKTRSTISGGGAKPWRQKGTGRARSGSNRSPVWRGGAVVFGPQPRDYSFKVNKKVRKLALKMALSSRLAEENLMVVKGIELPEVKTKHMVKVAGALGLGKALVVTPEMDDKLVLSARNIPGITLMTPEQLSVFEILKHAQLVLLEGAVEPVQERLK is encoded by the coding sequence ATGGCTGTGGTTAAAGTATACGATCAGGACAAGAAGGAGACGGGTGAACTCACTCTGGCTCCCGAGGTGTTCGAGGTCGAGGTCCGGCCGGAGATCCTGAACCTTGTTGTACGCGCACAGCGCGCGGCAAAGCGCGCCGGAACTCATTCGGTGAAGACGCGTTCGACCATTTCCGGCGGCGGTGCCAAGCCCTGGCGTCAGAAAGGTACCGGTCGCGCCCGTTCGGGCAGCAACCGTTCTCCGGTCTGGCGTGGTGGTGCGGTTGTCTTCGGTCCCCAGCCCCGCGACTATTCCTTCAAGGTTAACAAGAAGGTTCGCAAGCTGGCTCTGAAGATGGCTCTGAGCTCCCGTCTGGCTGAAGAAAACCTGATGGTTGTCAAGGGCATTGAGCTTCCTGAAGTGAAGACCAAGCACATGGTGAAGGTTGCCGGCGCACTGGGCCTGGGTAAGGCTCTCGTCGTCACCCCCGAAATGGATGACAAGCTGGTGCTCAGCGCCCGCAACATCCCCGGGATCACCCTGATGACCCCCGAGCAGCTCAGCGTTTTCGAAATTCTGAAGCACGCCCAGCTGGTTCTTCTTGAAGGGGCTGTTGAGCCTGTTCAGGAACGACTGAAGTAA
- the rplC gene encoding 50S ribosomal protein L3, whose amino-acid sequence MAEKMGILGRKIGMTRIFANDGSAVAVTVIQAGPCPVIQVKDAAKDGYNAVQIGFEEAKEKHVNKPARGHMDKAGRGLFRVLREIRLEAPAEQKVGDDLTVGLFTPGEFVKVTGTSIGKGFAGVMKRWNFGGMPASHGHEAVHRSPGSIGHATFPGKVWKNKKMAGHMGARQVTVKSLQIIEVRAEDNLILVKGPVPGPKNGLVMVRKQ is encoded by the coding sequence ATGGCTGAGAAGATGGGAATCCTGGGTCGCAAGATCGGCATGACCCGCATTTTCGCCAATGATGGCAGTGCGGTGGCTGTGACCGTGATTCAAGCTGGTCCCTGTCCTGTAATTCAGGTCAAGGATGCGGCCAAGGATGGATATAACGCCGTTCAGATCGGTTTTGAAGAGGCCAAAGAAAAGCACGTAAACAAGCCCGCCCGTGGTCACATGGACAAGGCTGGTCGCGGTTTGTTCCGCGTGCTGCGCGAGATTCGTCTCGAAGCTCCTGCTGAGCAAAAAGTCGGCGACGACTTGACCGTGGGTCTTTTTACCCCCGGCGAATTTGTGAAGGTGACCGGCACCAGCATTGGTAAAGGTTTCGCCGGCGTGATGAAGCGCTGGAACTTCGGCGGCATGCCTGCAAGCCACGGTCACGAGGCTGTGCACCGCTCGCCCGGTTCCATCGGTCACGCCACCTTCCCCGGCAAGGTTTGGAAGAACAAGAAGATGGCCGGCCATATGGGTGCCCGTCAGGTTACTGTAAAGAGCCTGCAGATCATCGAAGTCCGCGCGGAAGACAACCTGATCCTGGTCAAAGGCCCCGTGCCCGGTCCCAAGAACGGCCTGGTCATGGTCCGCAAGCAGTAA
- the rpsJ gene encoding 30S ribosomal protein S10, which yields MTTVSSDRIRIKLKAYDYRILDKAVAEIVDTARNTGAGVAGPIPLPTNIHKFTVNRSVHVDKKSREQFEMRIHKRLMDILEPTQQTVDALGKLSLPAGVDVEIKL from the coding sequence ATGACGACAGTTAGCAGTGATCGTATCAGGATTAAGCTTAAAGCTTACGATTACCGCATCCTGGATAAGGCTGTGGCTGAAATCGTAGATACGGCGCGCAACACGGGCGCTGGTGTGGCCGGACCGATTCCGCTGCCCACCAACATCCACAAGTTTACGGTAAACCGAAGCGTCCATGTGGACAAAAAGTCCCGCGAACAGTTTGAAATGCGCATCCACAAGCGGCTCATGGATATCCTCGAGCCTACTCAGCAGACCGTGGACGCTTTGGGGAAACTGAGTCTCCCCGCAGGCGTGGACGTGGAAATCAAACTCTAG
- the fusA gene encoding elongation factor G — protein MSRKVAIPQQRNIGIMAHIDAGKTTTTERILFYTGVSHKIGETHEGQATMDWMEQEQERGITITSAATTCFWKDCRINIIDTPGHVDFTIEVERALRVLDGAVAVFDAVAGVEPQSETVWRQADRYKVPRICFVNKMDRMGANFFRCVDMIRDRLKAKPLALQVPIGSEDEFQGIVDLVTGKAVVFDKASKGAEFAVTGVPAELQDQFDVMRLELIEAVAEEDDALMEKYLGGEELTEEEIHSAIRRATIARTAVPVLCGSAFRNMGVQPLLDAVVEYLPSPVDIEQMVGANPDNEEEKIVCPCKDEEPLAALVFKLASDPYIGHLSFIRIYSGFIEAGMTVYNANTGKKERIGRLLKMHANKREEIKWAGAGDIVAAVGLKQVSTGDTICEINRPVVLESLDIPEPVIEVAIEPKTKADRDALSAALAKLAKEDPSFRVKGDDETNQTLIAGMGELHLDIIVDRLTREFSVNANVGKPQVAYRETISKETKVDHKYAKQSGGRGQYGHVVIEVEPNPEKGYLFENKITGGVIPKEYIPAVDKGIQDALKSGVLAGYPMVDVKVALVFGSYHEVDSSEQAFYVAGSMAVKEAARKASPVLLEPVMDVEVVTPEEYLGDVMGDLNGRRGKIQSMDSRAGAQVIRCHVPLSEMFGYATDLRSRTQGRANFTMQFDHYERVPANLAEELTKSKSGE, from the coding sequence GTGTCCAGAAAAGTAGCCATACCCCAGCAGCGCAATATCGGTATCATGGCCCACATTGATGCGGGAAAAACCACGACTACCGAGCGCATCCTTTTCTACACCGGTGTGTCTCACAAAATAGGTGAAACGCACGAAGGTCAGGCAACCATGGACTGGATGGAGCAGGAGCAGGAGCGTGGTATCACCATCACCTCCGCAGCTACCACCTGCTTCTGGAAGGATTGTCGAATCAACATCATCGACACCCCCGGTCACGTGGACTTCACCATTGAAGTCGAGCGCGCGCTGCGCGTTCTGGACGGCGCTGTAGCCGTGTTCGACGCCGTTGCCGGTGTCGAGCCTCAGTCTGAAACCGTTTGGCGTCAGGCTGACCGCTACAAGGTTCCGCGCATCTGCTTCGTCAACAAGATGGACCGCATGGGTGCCAACTTCTTCCGTTGCGTGGATATGATCCGCGACCGGCTGAAGGCAAAGCCCCTTGCGCTTCAGGTTCCCATCGGCAGTGAAGACGAATTCCAGGGCATCGTCGATCTCGTCACCGGAAAGGCTGTTGTTTTCGACAAAGCCTCCAAGGGTGCCGAGTTCGCCGTGACCGGCGTTCCTGCCGAGCTTCAGGACCAGTTCGACGTTATGCGTCTTGAACTGATCGAGGCAGTGGCTGAAGAAGATGACGCGCTGATGGAAAAATACCTCGGCGGCGAAGAGCTGACCGAAGAAGAAATCCACAGCGCCATCCGCAGGGCCACCATCGCCAGAACCGCAGTGCCGGTTCTGTGCGGCTCCGCTTTCCGCAACATGGGCGTTCAGCCCCTGCTTGATGCGGTGGTGGAGTACCTGCCTTCGCCTGTTGACATCGAACAGATGGTCGGTGCCAACCCTGACAACGAAGAGGAAAAGATCGTCTGCCCCTGCAAAGACGAAGAGCCGCTTGCCGCCCTGGTGTTCAAGCTGGCATCTGACCCCTACATCGGTCACCTTTCCTTTATCCGCATCTACTCCGGTTTCATTGAAGCCGGTATGACCGTGTATAATGCCAACACCGGCAAGAAAGAACGCATCGGCCGCCTGCTGAAGATGCACGCCAACAAGCGTGAAGAAATCAAGTGGGCCGGCGCCGGCGATATCGTTGCCGCTGTGGGTCTCAAGCAGGTTTCCACCGGTGACACCATCTGCGAGATAAACCGTCCGGTCGTTCTTGAGTCTCTTGACATCCCCGAGCCTGTTATCGAGGTTGCCATCGAGCCCAAGACCAAAGCTGACCGCGATGCGCTTTCCGCAGCTCTGGCCAAGCTGGCAAAGGAAGACCCGTCCTTCCGCGTGAAGGGCGATGATGAAACCAACCAGACCCTGATCGCCGGTATGGGCGAACTGCACCTCGACATCATCGTTGACCGTCTCACCCGTGAGTTCAGCGTCAACGCCAACGTCGGCAAGCCGCAGGTTGCCTACCGCGAAACCATCAGCAAGGAAACCAAGGTCGACCACAAGTACGCCAAGCAGTCCGGCGGACGTGGACAGTACGGCCATGTCGTGATCGAGGTCGAACCCAACCCTGAAAAGGGCTACCTGTTCGAGAACAAGATCACCGGCGGTGTTATTCCCAAGGAATACATCCCTGCTGTTGACAAGGGTATTCAGGATGCGCTGAAAAGCGGCGTTCTGGCCGGCTACCCCATGGTGGACGTCAAGGTTGCTCTGGTGTTCGGCTCGTACCACGAAGTCGACTCGTCGGAACAGGCCTTCTACGTTGCCGGTTCCATGGCAGTGAAAGAAGCTGCACGCAAGGCTTCGCCCGTGCTGCTCGAGCCTGTCATGGACGTTGAAGTTGTGACTCCCGAAGAATACCTCGGCGACGTCATGGGCGACCTGAACGGCCGCCGCGGCAAGATCCAGAGCATGGATTCCCGCGCTGGTGCACAGGTTATCCGCTGTCACGTGCCGCTGAGCGAAATGTTCGGTTATGCTACCGACCTGCGTTCGCGCACTCAGGGGCGTGCCAACTTCACCATGCAGTTCGACCATTATGAGCGCGTTCCCGCCAACCTTGCCGAAGAACTTACCAAGAGTAAGTCCGGCGAATAA
- the rpsG gene encoding 30S ribosomal protein S7, producing MPRKGPIPRREVLPDPVYNSRLAARFVNRMMVDGKKGAAEKIFYKSLEVLQEKTGEDAIKAFEKAVDNVKPFVEVKSRRVGGATYQVPVEVRSDRQVSLAIRWLITYARARGEKGMVGRLSGELLDAFNNRGGAVKKKDDTHRMAEANKAFAHFRW from the coding sequence ATGCCTCGTAAAGGACCTATCCCCAGACGTGAAGTTCTGCCCGATCCGGTGTATAACAGCCGGCTCGCTGCCCGCTTCGTCAACCGCATGATGGTTGACGGCAAAAAGGGCGCTGCAGAAAAGATTTTTTATAAATCTCTTGAAGTGCTGCAGGAAAAGACCGGCGAAGATGCAATCAAGGCCTTTGAAAAGGCTGTTGATAACGTAAAGCCCTTCGTCGAAGTCAAATCCCGCCGCGTCGGCGGTGCCACCTATCAGGTGCCCGTCGAAGTGCGTTCCGACCGTCAGGTGTCTCTGGCTATCCGCTGGCTCATCACCTACGCACGCGCACGTGGAGAAAAAGGCATGGTAGGACGCCTGTCCGGCGAACTGCTTGATGCTTTCAACAACCGCGGCGGTGCCGTGAAGAAGAAGGACGACACCCATCGTATGGCTGAAGCCAACAAGGCTTTCGCTCATTTCCGTTGGTAA
- the rpsL gene encoding 30S ribosomal protein S12 codes for MPTINQLIRKERKKVAKRKKTPALQACPQRRGVCTRVYTTTPKKPNSALRKVARVRLTNAIEVTAYIPGEGHNLQEHSVVMIRGGRVKDLPGVRYHIVRGTLDTAGVQDRRQGRSKYGAKRPK; via the coding sequence ATGCCCACTATCAACCAGCTCATCAGAAAAGAGCGTAAAAAGGTTGCTAAGCGGAAGAAGACTCCCGCGCTTCAGGCTTGCCCGCAGCGCCGTGGGGTTTGCACCCGCGTGTATACCACAACGCCTAAGAAGCCGAACTCGGCTTTGCGTAAAGTCGCCCGTGTGCGCCTGACCAATGCTATTGAAGTGACCGCCTACATTCCCGGTGAAGGTCACAACCTGCAGGAGCACTCTGTTGTTATGATCCGCGGCGGTCGTGTAAAAGACTTGCCCGGTGTACGTTACCATATTGTTCGTGGTACTCTGGATACTGCCGGCGTGCAGGATCGCCGCCAGGGACGTTCCAAGTACGGCGCCAAGCGTCCGAAGTAG